The genome window AGAAAACGAAGCGGCGGTCGCGTCGCTGTCGGCCGATCCGGCGGTCTCGACGGCGATCGTCAGCGGCCGTGCGCTGGCCGACGTTCGCGAGCGAATCGACGGCCCGTCGATCTACGCCGGAAACCACGGGCTCGAACTCGAGCGAAACGACTCGCTCGCCGTCCACCCGGTCGCGCGCAAACGCGCCGCGCGCATCGACGAGGTGTGCGGGATCCTCGGGTCGGTGCTCGAGCCGATCCCGAACGCCCGAATCGAAAACAAGCGATTGACCGGGACGGTCCACTACCGATCCGTGCCGCCGGCGATGCGGCCGATCGTCCAGCGGCGGACGCACGCGGTCGTCGACCGGTTCGGCGGCGACGCCCTCGAGGTGTCCTCCGGGAAGCGCATCCTCGAGATCGGACCGTCGATCCCGTGGGGAAAGGGGAACGCGGTTGCGTTGATCGCGGCTGATATGCCGCCGGGAGCCGTTCCGATCTATATCGGCGACGACGTGACCGACGAATCGGCGTTCCGGACCGTCGAATCCGACGGAATCGGGATTCGCGTCGGCGGCGACGAACCGTCGGCCGCCTCCTATCGGCTCGACTCGCCCGACGCCGTCGCTCGGTTCCTAGAGTGGCTCGAATCGATCGCGACCGAAACGCTCGAACGGACCGGGTCGCAAGCGAGTGCGTCGGCCGGAGCCGCGATTGCGGCCGACGGGTCGACGAATGATTACTCCGGGTCTTAAGTGATATCGAGAACACATCCGTCCGCGTTGGCTGCCACGGCGACACCGGCCAGCGTCCTCCGGTTACACCGGCCGATTACCGCCGGCCGATCTCGAGATCGCCGGCGGTCGCGACGCCGATACGAAAACCGTTTAGCCGGTCACTACTGAGTGACTCCGATCGATTATTCGAGGCTATCTCTCGTTTTCAATACCTTTCCTGACGTATAACCCAATCGATCAAGCCGAAAGTATTAGTTACCACTGGAAATATAGTTCCTACCGAGAGTGAACGATAGTGAAACTGCGTCAACCTACTGATTTCCTGATCCTTGAGGCGCTCGAGGAGAAAGGCCGGAACGTCGCAACGAATCTCGCCGAACACACGGGGAAGAGCCGCAAAAACATCAATACTCGGCTACCGGTACTCGAAGATTACGGGCTGGTTCGCAAGATCGGCCCGGCCGAGCGGTCTGGACTGTACGAGGTTACGTCGGCGGGCAAGGCGGCGCTCGTCTATCGCGACCAGTACGACGAGGTTGACGACTTCGAGTCGCTCATCGAAGGGCCCAGCGCCGGCGGAGTCGACGACAACGGCGACCTACAGGCGAGTTTCGTCCGCGGCGAGGACGAGAGCGACGACGACGAGTAATCCGTTTCTGCCTCGGTCCGTTCGGACGATCCGCCGCAAAGCTGCGAGTAGCGTGACGTTGTGTCGCCGGCCGGCCACCGATAGCGCCGATGGGCCGATCTCGAGGCCGGTCGGAGCTGTCTTTTCGGCTCCCGCGTTCCGCTGCTCTCCTCGCTTATCCGAGTCCGCTGCCGCTGTACGCGGCGAGTTCGCGTCGCGCGCACGCGGATAATTCCAGACTGAGTTTTCGCGGTCGATCCGCCGGCTCCGGATATGGACGCCCGCACGCCGAGCGTTCGACGTCGGCGTCGCCGTTCCAGGCGTAACTGCTCACCATCGGCGTCGCGACGATCGCGCCGCCGTGCCGGAAGGAGACACCGTGTTCGTGATCCAGTCCGAGCGCATGGCCGATCTCGTGGACGAGCACCTGTATTGAGCGCGTCGCCGGCTCGTTCGGCACGATAACTCGCTCGGCGTCCGCCGCCGGCGTCGAGAGCAGATCGTCGAACGACGCGAGCGAGGCGAGGTGCCGGGCGCCGCCGACCGACGCGACGTGCGGGAGCCCGTACCCGGTCGGCGTCCGTCGCATCTGGCCGTCCGTGACGAGCAGGTTGACGTCGGCGACGGGGGTGACCGCGGGCGCTCCCACCGCGCCCGCCGCGAGCGTCAGCGGCCACTCCCCGTGGCTCGTGACGCGCGCCCCGTTTTCGGTCGAGACGTCGACGGTGCCGCCGATCGAGAGGTCGAGCGTCCAGTATTCGAGATTGAAGATCCGCTCGAGGTACTCCCGAAGCCGCTCGGCGACGCCGTCGTACTCCGCGGCGCCGCTCGAGAGCCAGACGCGGATATCGAGGGCTTCGACCGGCTCTCGCGTCGTATACGCGAGCGTGCCGACCGAGGTGAGCGAGCCGACGGCCCCGAGAAACGCGCGTCGCTTCACACCGACGGCTCTCGCGGCCGACGGCCAGTTCCTATCGGTTCACATATTCGCCGCTTATCGGCGGCCCGCCGCAGCTGTCACAATCAGCGGCGACTACTTCGGCAGCGAACCGTTCGGGACCGGCCGCCGCGTGTCGACGACGCGAGCGCCGCGGTCGTCGATTCGGAGCTCGATCCACGCGGGAAGGTTGTCGGTCGGCGTCAGCAACAGCAACGAGCCGTCGCTCGTTTCCACCAGCCGTCGGTCCGGATCGCGCTGTCGCATGCACGGCGTCCAGCGGTCGGTTCGAAGCCGCCACCTGAGCTGCCAGTGGGTGTAGTAGCGACCGTTCGATCCCTCGTAGAGGCCCTTGACCGGTACGTCCGGCATCATGTCCGTGTACCCTCCCCCGAGCGGCGGCCGCTCGCCGCCGGAATACTCGTCGTTCCCATCGTAGTCGGAGGGGATCGACGCGTTCGCATTGTCGCTCGGGTTCATATAGCCCTCTTTTAACATCTCGTGAGTATCGGCGTTCGTGACGTATTCGCATCGACGTTCGGCGGGAGTCGGGAGCAACGAGCGCGTCGACGGCCGGGCAGTGTCCGCAGTCGAGTGACGACCCGCTATGCCGTCTCTCCGCTCCGTCCCGACGGGCTTGATAGCAAGATCGGCTTTCGGTTCGACACACCGGGTTTCCGGTGAACGAATGGCGGCGATCGATCGACGATCGGCACCGCTGAGCGCTCGGGATCGGAACCGTCGCGTGCTTGCTCAGCGGTGCCGCCGGTCAACCGCCGCCGCTCAGGACGGCTGCGGGCCGCCGCTGGCTTCGAAGAACTCCTCGAGGACCGCCTTCATCCCCTTCCGGAGATGCTGGTGCATCGTCGGCGGCGAGACGTCCATCGCCTCGGCGATTTCCTCGCCGGTGCTCTCGCGGGGCCACTCGAAGAAGCCGCTGTAGTAGGCGAGTCGCAGCGTCGTCAGCTGTCGATCGGTCAGTTGGTCGAAGATGCGATCCCGCCGCTGGGCGGCGGTTCGAACCGGGCGGTCGATCTCGCGGCGCGCGGCGAGTTCGGTGTTCTCGTAGATCACCGTCAACGCCTTCGCGATCTCGCGGACGTTCGCGTCCTGCGAGACCTCGATCAGACAGGTTCCGACGCCGTCTTCGACGGTGACCTCGCGGAACGTCGCGCCGTGGTTCGCGAGCGTCTGGACCCCCGACTTCGTGAGGCGAATCTCGATCGAGCAGTTCTCGCCGCCGTCGTGAATGAGCCGACAGTTCTCGATCGACGGATGTGCCTCGGCCTCCTCGAGGACGGTCTCGCCGTCGAGGCCGTCGATCGTGACGTACTGGACGGTACGGCCGTCCGTCGTCGTCCCGGCCCACTCGAGCGAGACGGTACAGTCGTACCGCTCGGTGAGGTCGAACGAGAAGGTATCGCCGCCGTCGATTCGGAACTCGAGTTCGACGACCGTGTCGGAAAACAGCAGCTGGCGGTTCTTGACGGCCATGATCGTAAAGCCGATCGTCTCGCCGAGCAGGCCGAATCCGGATCGCTCGCTCTCTCCGAAGGCGTCTTCGCGGCCCGCGAGGACTGTCAGCACGCCGT of Haloterrigena salifodinae contains these proteins:
- the otsB gene encoding trehalose-phosphatase produces the protein MSDETPPRPVDEARERIRSRLAAGSRLCCCLDFDGTLAPIVEDPDAAAPTAENEAAVASLSADPAVSTAIVSGRALADVRERIDGPSIYAGNHGLELERNDSLAVHPVARKRAARIDEVCGILGSVLEPIPNARIENKRLTGTVHYRSVPPAMRPIVQRRTHAVVDRFGGDALEVSSGKRILEIGPSIPWGKGNAVALIAADMPPGAVPIYIGDDVTDESAFRTVESDGIGIRVGGDEPSAASYRLDSPDAVARFLEWLESIATETLERTGSQASASAGAAIAADGSTNDYSGS
- a CDS encoding winged helix-turn-helix domain-containing protein → MKLRQPTDFLILEALEEKGRNVATNLAEHTGKSRKNINTRLPVLEDYGLVRKIGPAERSGLYEVTSAGKAALVYRDQYDEVDDFESLIEGPSAGGVDDNGDLQASFVRGEDESDDDE
- a CDS encoding peptidase M10A and M12B matrixin and adamalysin produces the protein MKRRAFLGAVGSLTSVGTLAYTTREPVEALDIRVWLSSGAAEYDGVAERLREYLERIFNLEYWTLDLSIGGTVDVSTENGARVTSHGEWPLTLAAGAVGAPAVTPVADVNLLVTDGQMRRTPTGYGLPHVASVGGARHLASLASFDDLLSTPAADAERVIVPNEPATRSIQVLVHEIGHALGLDHEHGVSFRHGGAIVATPMVSSYAWNGDADVERSACGRPYPEPADRPRKLSLELSACARRELAAYSGSGLG